DNA from Symbiobacterium terraclitae:
CCACCTTCTGGGCGGGAAAGGCGGCGTCGAAGTGCAGGTACGGGCGCCCGCTCACGTCGATGGCGGCGAAGGCGAGGGTCTCGTCGAAGGGGACGAAGGCCGAGCCGTAGCGCCAGATCCCGGCGCCGTCGCCGAGAGCCCGGCGCAGCGCCTGCCCCAGGGTGATTCCGGTGTCCTCCACCGTGTGGTGGGCGTCGATCTCCAGGTCGCCCCTTGCCCGCACGGTGAGGTCGAAGTGCCCGTGGCGGGCGATCTGGTGGAGCATGTGGTCGAAGAAGGGCACGCCGGTGGCGATCTCCGCCCGACCGGCGCCGTCCAGCCGCCAGGTGACGGCGATGTCGGTCTCACGGGTCCTCCGGGCCACCTGCCCGAGTCGCTCTGCCATGATCTCTGCCTCCTCGTATCGCCCTGGACGCCGCCTGCCGTGGCCGTCGGCGCCCGCCGCCACTGCAGCTACTTCCCGAGGCGGACCTGCATGGCGCCGGCGTGCGCCTGCAGGTCCTCGGTGAGGGCGAGCTGCACGGCGTGGGGCGCCTGAGCCCGGAACGCCGCCTCGCTGTAACAGGTCACGGCCGACCGCTTGATGAAGGTCTCCACGTTCACGGGCGAGGCGTAGCGGGCCGTACCCTCGGTGGGGATCACGTTGGACGGACCGGCGATGTAGTCGCCGATGGGTTCGGGGGTCCACGGGCCCATGAAGATGGACCCGGCGTGGCGCACCATGGGCAGGAAGGCCCACGGATCGGCCACGTTGACCTCCAGGTGCTCCGGTCCGACGGCGTTGACGATGTCGGCCGCCTCCCGGAGGCTGGAGACCAGGAGCGCAGCCCCCAGTTCGGCCACCGAGCGGCTGATCGTCCCGGCCCGGGGCAGGGCGGCGGTCTGCCGCTCCATCGCCTCGCCGATCCGGGCGACCCGGTCATGCCCTGCCGTGGTGACGAGGATGACCATGCCGTTGGGGTGCTCGGCCTGCGCCAGCAGGTCTGCGGCCAGCCACTCGGCGTCGACGGAGCCGTCGTCCACGGCCAGCACCTCGGTCGGGCCGGCCAGCATGTCAATGCCCACCGGGCCGAAGACCAGCTTCTTGGCGAGGGTGACGTAGTAGTTGCCGGGGCCGGCGATCATGTCGACCCTCGGGACGGTCGCAGTGCCGTAGGCCATCGCCCCGATGGCCTGGGCGCCGCCGACCTTGTAGACCGCCTTCACCCCGCAGGCCCGGGCGGCCGCCAGCATGTGCGGGTCGATACGCCCCTCCCGGTCCGGCGGCGTGCAGACGATCACCTCGCGCACGCCGGCCACCACAGCGGGGATGGCGGTCATCAGCAGGCAGGAGAAGAGCGGCGCGGAGCCCCCGGGCACGTAGATGCCCGCCCGGTCGACGGGCCGCACCTGCTGCCCCAGGATCGTGCCGTCCGGCCGGGTCATGAACCAGGAGTTGGGCACCTGGGGCCGGTGGAAGGCGGCGATGTTGTCGACCGCCACCTGCAGCGCGGCCCGGAACGCCTCGGTCACCTGCGCCTCGGCCGCCGCGAACTCTGCCTCGGTCACCATGAGGCCGGCCTCCCGCAGGTCGGCCCCGTCGAACCGCCGGGTCAGGTCATAGAGGGCGTCGTCGCCCTCCGACCGCACCCGCTCCAGGATGGCGCGCACCTGCGCCTCGATCTCGGGGTAAAACTGGCTCCTGCGCTGATCCAGGAACTGCAGGAACGCCTGCGGGTCCCACTGCTTCAACAATGCTCTGCGCCTCCTCGCCCTCTGCGACCACAGGCGGGCTTTACATAGAATAGAACGACTCCCGAAAGGAGGTCGGTCACCATCAACCAGCCGAACGATTTCCAGCCAACGGCAGGCCTGCCGCCCACCGGCGGGCCGACGTCCAGGGTTCCGCCGTCCGCCAGCTCACCTGCCGACGCTCCGCAGCCAACCGGTCCCCTCACCGGGGAGCAGGCGCTCCACCTGCTCGCGCTGATGGGCCACCTGGCGCAGAAGGCGCAGCGGGCCTCCGTCCCGGGCGCCGCCGCGTCCGGCGGCCAAGGCGCGCCGTCGGAGGCGGACGGGCCGGCGTACCGGAGCTACACCTCGGGGCCCCACCGGGCGGGAGGCACGGCCCCCGTCCCGCTGGTGGCGGGCGTCCCGCTGCCGGTGCTGCCGGCCGGCGTCGTCGACCGCAACTACTGGTTCCCGGACAGGTCCCGCAGCCCGATCCGCCCCCTCAGGCTCTGGACGATCGGGCCGATCCGCTCCGCCTGGAGCCTGTAGGCCGCCCGGTTGGCGATGAGCCGCATGGAGGAGGTCCATAGCTCCTCCACCACCACCAGGTTGTTCTCGCGCAGGGTGCGGCCGGTCTCGACGATGTCGACGATGAGGTCGGCCAGCCCCACCTTCGGGGCCACCTCGATGGAGCCGTGCAGGAAGATGGTCTCCACCTGGATGCCCCGGCTGTTGAAGTACGCCTCCGTCATGCGGGGGTACTTGGTCGCCACGCGCTGGGTGGAGCGCCCGCTCAGCAGGGCCTTGGCGTCGACCCCCGCCGGGGCCGCCAGCACGAAGCGGCACTGGCTGTAGCCCAGGTCCAGCAGCTCGTAGACCTGCGGCTCGGCCTCCATCAGCACGTTCTTGCCCACGATCCCCAGGTCGGCGGCCCCGTACTCTACATAGGTGGGCACGTCCGAGTCCCGGGCGATGATGAAGCGCGTGCCCTGCGCCGGGCACTCGATGTACAGGCTGCGCCCCTCGTCTTCCTCCAGTTCGGGCCCCGCCAGGCCGGCCTCACGCAGGAAGCGGACCGTGGCCGCGTAGGGGCGGCCCTTGGGCAGGGCGATGGTCAGCGGCGACATGTATCCAGGCTCCCTTCTGGCTAGTGGATCGACGGCACCTCGGGGCTGAGCACCCGCGCGGCGCCCCGGGCCCGGGCGTAGGTGGCCAGCTCCTCCCCCGTCCGTCCCAGCAGATCCACCTCCACGGCGAGCCCCTGGGCCCTGAGGCGGGCCGCCCAGGCGATGGCGTCGGCCTCGCGGCCCGGCGGGCAGGCGATGACGGCGTCGAGGCCCGGCAGTGCAGCAGTGCACCCCTGCTGCTCCTGGGCCATCAGCAGCCGGTCCACCTCCAGGGCGCACCCCGTCGCGGCCAGGGGCGTGCCGAACTCGCTGAGCAGGTTGTCGTACCGGCCCCCGCCCATGACCGGGGCGCCGATGCCCGGCAGGTATCCCTCGAAGACGACACCGGTGTAGTAGCCCAGCGAGCGGACCAGCCCCAGGTCGAGGCTCACCCGGTCTGCCACGCCGAGGGCCTCGAGCAGCTCGAGGACCCGTGCCAGGTGCGCCAGGGCTCCGGCCACCTCGGCGCCCGCGCCCTGAAACCGCTCCTGCGCCTGGGCGAGGGTGCCGTGGAAGTGGACCAGCCCCAGGAGCAGCTCCGCCCGGTCGCCGACGAGGCCGGCCCGGGCGACGCCGTTCTCGAAGGCCACCAGGTCCCGGCAGACCATCGCCTCCTTAAGCTCCGCGGCCGTCCCGGGGGCCACGCCGACCGCGCGGAAGAGGCCCTCCACGATGCCCACGTGGCCGAGGCCAATGCGGAAACCCTCCAGCCCCGCGGCCTTCACCGCGGCGCAGGCCAGGGCGATCACCTCCGCGTCCGCCGCCTCGCCGGGCGCGCCCACCAGCTCCACCCCGGCCTGCCAGATCTCGCTGGCGGCGCCTGCCCGCAGGTCCCGGTGGCGGAAGACGGGGGCGAAGTAGGCGAGCCTGAGGGGCAGGCTCTCGCCGTTGAGGCGCGTCGCCGCCAGGCGGGCGATGGGGGTGGTCATGTCCGGCCGCAGGGCGAGCGTGCGCCCCTTCCGGTCGAACAGCTGGTAGAGATCCTCCGGGCGCCCCCAGTTCCCCGCGCCCGCCGCAACGGCCTCCAGGTACTCGATGACCGGGGTGGCCACCTCACGGTAACCCCAGGTGCGGAAGACGCCATCGAGTTGGTCCGACAGCCGGCGCATCCGGGCCGCCTCGCCGGGAAGGCGGTCTCGGACCCCCTCGGGCACCTGCGTGCGGGTGACGGGCATGCTCACGGCGATCCCCTCCGCGCTTTAGTTGGCTAATGTGGTAACAAACTAAA
Protein-coding regions in this window:
- the hisB gene encoding imidazoleglycerol-phosphate dehydratase HisB — its product is MAERLGQVARRTRETDIAVTWRLDGAGRAEIATGVPFFDHMLHQIARHGHFDLTVRARGDLEIDAHHTVEDTGITLGQALRRALGDGAGIWRYGSAFVPFDETLAFAAIDVSGRPYLHFDAAFPAQKVGEFDTELVLEFFRALSINAGITLHLKVHYGQNTHHMIEALFKAFARALSDAVALDPRVQGIPSTKGALL
- the hisD gene encoding histidinol dehydrogenase, encoding MLKQWDPQAFLQFLDQRRSQFYPEIEAQVRAILERVRSEGDDALYDLTRRFDGADLREAGLMVTEAEFAAAEAQVTEAFRAALQVAVDNIAAFHRPQVPNSWFMTRPDGTILGQQVRPVDRAGIYVPGGSAPLFSCLLMTAIPAVVAGVREVIVCTPPDREGRIDPHMLAAARACGVKAVYKVGGAQAIGAMAYGTATVPRVDMIAGPGNYYVTLAKKLVFGPVGIDMLAGPTEVLAVDDGSVDAEWLAADLLAQAEHPNGMVILVTTAGHDRVARIGEAMERQTAALPRAGTISRSVAELGAALLVSSLREAADIVNAVGPEHLEVNVADPWAFLPMVRHAGSIFMGPWTPEPIGDYIAGPSNVIPTEGTARYASPVNVETFIKRSAVTCYSEAAFRAQAPHAVQLALTEDLQAHAGAMQVRLGK
- the hisG gene encoding ATP phosphoribosyltransferase, producing the protein MSPLTIALPKGRPYAATVRFLREAGLAGPELEEDEGRSLYIECPAQGTRFIIARDSDVPTYVEYGAADLGIVGKNVLMEAEPQVYELLDLGYSQCRFVLAAPAGVDAKALLSGRSTQRVATKYPRMTEAYFNSRGIQVETIFLHGSIEVAPKVGLADLIVDIVETGRTLRENNLVVVEELWTSSMRLIANRAAYRLQAERIGPIVQSLRGRIGLRDLSGNQ
- the hisZ gene encoding ATP phosphoribosyltransferase regulatory subunit, which translates into the protein MPVTRTQVPEGVRDRLPGEAARMRRLSDQLDGVFRTWGYREVATPVIEYLEAVAAGAGNWGRPEDLYQLFDRKGRTLALRPDMTTPIARLAATRLNGESLPLRLAYFAPVFRHRDLRAGAASEIWQAGVELVGAPGEAADAEVIALACAAVKAAGLEGFRIGLGHVGIVEGLFRAVGVAPGTAAELKEAMVCRDLVAFENGVARAGLVGDRAELLLGLVHFHGTLAQAQERFQGAGAEVAGALAHLARVLELLEALGVADRVSLDLGLVRSLGYYTGVVFEGYLPGIGAPVMGGGRYDNLLSEFGTPLAATGCALEVDRLLMAQEQQGCTAALPGLDAVIACPPGREADAIAWAARLRAQGLAVEVDLLGRTGEELATYARARGAARVLSPEVPSIH